One Perca flavescens isolate YP-PL-M2 chromosome 9, PFLA_1.0, whole genome shotgun sequence genomic window carries:
- the kita gene encoding LOW QUALITY PROTEIN: mast/stem cell growth factor receptor kita (The sequence of the model RefSeq protein was modified relative to this genomic sequence to represent the inferred CDS: deleted 1 base in 1 codon), whose translation MITMEYHWILLAVFLQLTFHPGSTKPTITPVGPHLVVLLNAPFELLCQGEKEMQWQREDRPKVRGEKKSAGMSALHIPRAQPVHMGRYICLEESSKEQLSIYVYVKDPDNPFRKSMVFNILTRVGDNASISCLATDPSLDNLRLETCSGRALASGLQFTASLEQGILIHNTQKAYEGCYVCTGRLREEYVQSHDYSLTVRPVPVAPPVIEMATKRVILTRNESLSLTCNTSNVNGEITLKWVTPPGSQPAKVDGASRILSEDFTHVRSATLHNAAVGHQDAGRYQCEAQNERGTSSRSVWLDVYEKGFINLTPTINETIQVRSGESLPLNVDMEAYPKPHTFSWSFMGRELRNTSDHVITTHSHEYRYSSELRLVRLKMSESGVYTFQASNGDASVNHTFTIFVISKPEIVSREGPVDGQVRCVAEGFPAPQITWYYCEQPYARCSQQVNATQEERNVITVTLFSPLFGKTEVESRVNVSRGRFSTLECVATVEGEQAYTLFSISERTVPHDLFTPLLIGSVSAAGILCLVLIMLFYKYMQKPKYQIQWKVIEGIHGNNYVYIDPTQLPYDHQWEFPRNNLRFGKTLGSGAFGKVVEATAYGLSEADSVMTVAVKMLKTSAHATEKEALMSELKVLSYLGNHMNIVNLLGACTVGGPTLVITEYCCFGDLLNFLRRKRESFICYKLEEDCYYRNVMPQRDAAGGNFNGYMSMRPSAAGNLPFSSSSEKRRSLRKGDSYVEADAESEMFDEDGLSLDTEDLLSFSHQVAKGMEFLAAKNCIHRDLAARNILLTQGRVAKICDFGLARDINTDSNYVVKGNARLPVKWMSPESIFECVYTFESDVWSYGILLWEIFSLGNSPYPGMPVDAKFYKLIKEGYRMDAPEFATSEMYQIMRSCWDADPFNRPPFRKVVERIEQQLSDATKHIYLNFSSKLPVTSRAREEPGPQGAPFHRVNSASNDSGPTQPLLLQHEVFLEGTTLRAQRV comes from the exons GCAGCACCAAGCCCACTATCACCCCCGTCGGCCCCCACCTTGTCGTCCTGCTCAACGCACCCTTCGAGCTGCTTTGCCAGGGTGAGAAGGAGATGCAGTGGCAGCGGGAGGACCGGCCCAAGGTgcggggagagaaaaagagcgCTGGGATGTCGGCGCTGCACATCCCTAGGGCTCAGCCCGTCCACATGGGCCGCTACATCTGCCTGGAGGAGAGCTCCAAGGAGCAACTCTCCATCTACGTCTATGTGAAAG ATCCAGACAATCCCTTCAGAAAATCAATGGTGTTCAACATCCTCACTCGAGTGGGAGACAATGCTTCCATCTCCTGCCTGGCAACTGATCCAAGTCTGGACAACCTGCGCCTGGAAACATGTTCCGGTAGAGCTCTGGCCTCTGGTCTCCAGTTTACTGCGAGCCTGGAGCAAGGCATCCTCATCCACAACACGCAAAAGGCCTACGAAGGTTGCTACGTGTGCACGGGAAGACTCAGGGAAGAGTACGTCCAATCACACGACTACTCCCTGACAGTAAGACCAG TCCCCGTTGCTCCTCCTGTGATTGAGATGGCAACCAAAAGAGTGATTCTCACCCGGAATGAGAGTCTCTCCCTCACCTGCAACACCTCTAACGTCAACGGAGAAATCACGCTAAAATGGGTCACCCCGCCTGGCTCG CAACCAGCAAAGGTTGACGGTGCTTCGCGTATCCTGTCGGAGGACTTCACTCACGTGCGCAGCGCCACGCTGCACAACGCGGCGGTCGGACATCAGGACGCTGGGAGGTACCAGTGTGAAGCACAGAATGAACGAGGGACCAGCTCGCGGTCAGTGTGGCTCGATGTTTATG AAAAGGGATTCATTAACTTAACACCCACAATCAACGAAACCATCCAGGTCCGTTCAGGTGAGAGTTTGCCCCTAAATGTTGACATGGAGGCTTACCCAAAGCCTCACACTTTCTCCTGGAGCTTCATGGGCCGCGAGCTCAGAAACACAAGCGACCATGTCATCACCACACACAGCCATGAATACAG GTACAGCAGTGAGCTGAGGCTGGTGCGCCTGAAAATGTCAGAGAGCGGAGTTTACACCTTTCAGGCCTCCAACGGTGACGCTTCAGTAAACCACACGTTCACCATCTTTGTAATCA GTAAACCTGAGATCGTATCTCGCGAGGGCCCAGTGGATGGACAGGTACGCTGTGTGGCGGAGGGGTTCCCCGCCCCGCAGATCACTTGGTACTACTGTGAGCAGCCCTATGCCAG GTGCTCCCAACAGGTGAATGCCACCCAGGAGGAGCGCAATGTCATCACCGTCACCCTGTTCAGCCCCCTGTTTGGGAAAACGGAGGTCGAGAGTCGGGTGAACGTAAGCAGAGGACGGTTCAGTACTCTGGAATGTGTGGCTACGGTGGAGGGAGAGCAGGCCTACACACTCTTTTCTATCAGCG AGAGAACTGTTCCCCATGATCTTTTCACCCCTCTGCTAATTGGCTCTGTATCAGCAGCAGGCATCCTCTGCCTCGTCCTTATAATGCTGTTCTACAAGTACATGCAG AAACCCAAATATCAGATTCAGTGGAAAGTTATTGAGGGCATCCATGGAAACAACTATGTGTACATTGACCCCACCCAGCTACCGTACGATCACCAGTGGGAGTTTCCTCGAAACAACTTGCGTTTTG GGAAGACACTGGGATCTGGTGCATTTGGGAAAGTGGTGGAAGCCACTGCATATGGACTCTCCGAAGCAGATTCAGTCATGACGGTGGCTGTGAAAATGCTCAAAA cAAGCGCTCATGCCACAGAGAAAGAGGCGCTGATGTCAGAGCTGAAAGTTCTCAGTTACTTGGGAAACCACATGAATATTGTCAACCTGCTGGGAGCCTGCACTGTTGGAG GCCCTACACTAGTGATCACAGAGTATTGCTGCTTTGGAGACCTCCTTAACTTTCTACGCAGAAAGAGGGAATCCTTCATCTGCTATAAGCTCGAGGAAGACTGCTACTACCGCAACGTCATGCCGCAGAGAGACGCAGCTGG TGGCAACTTTAACGGCTACATGTCCATGAGGCCTTCTGCTGCCGGCAACCTGCCGTTCAGCTCATCCTCAGAGAAGAGACGCTCACTACGCAAAG GTGACTCCTACGTCGAAGCAGATGCGGAGAGTGAGATGTTCGACGAGGATGGTCTGTCTCTAGACACCGAAGACCTTCTCAGCTTCTCACACCAAGTGGCCAAAGGCATGGAGTTCTTAGCCGCCAAAAAT TGCATCCACAGAGACCTGGCTGCCAGAAATATCCTCCTGACTCAAGGACGAGTAGCGAAGATCTGTGATTTTGGCCTGGCCCGAGACATCAACACGGACTCCAACTATGTCGTCAAAGGCAAC gCTCGTCTGCCAGTGAAATGGATGTCTCCAGAAAGTAtctttgagtgtgtgtatacatttgaGAGTGACGTGTGGTCCTATGGCATCTTGCTTTGGGAAATCTTCTCACTAG GAAACAGTCCTTATCCGGGTATGCCAGTGGACGCCAAGTTCTACAAACTGATAAAAGAAGGATACAGAATGGATGCTCCGGAGTTTGCAACCAGTGAAAT GTATCAGATTATGAGGTCCTGCTGGGACGCTGACCCCTTCAACAGA CCCCCCTTCAGGAAGGTCGTGGAAAGGATCGAACAACAGCTATCAGATGCCACTAAACAT ATTTATCTGAACTTTAGCTCCAAGCTTCCTGTGACGTCCAGAGCCAGGGAGGAACCGGGTCCTCAGGGCGCTCCGTTTCACCGTGTCAACTCAGCCAGCAATGACAGCGGACCGACCCAGCCCTTACTGCTCCAGCACGAGGTCTTCCTCGAGGGGACAACCCTCAGAGCCCAACGGGTGTAA